A genome region from Cutaneotrichosporon cavernicola HIS019 DNA, chromosome: 5 includes the following:
- the VPS62 gene encoding uncharacterized protein (Protein-vacuolar targeting-related protein), translating to MRLTTFLLTSALVSALPYDADPPPSEQVPFEPVASPRPTPPPGSQTYTDIEVVDKPSTPEKRAAMAKLLDKYAPVFKLASTERYYPSSVPFMLEHYEFVQWENGTQFEPNNNVFTASRLNKLPHKGRHQYLSVTQPHNPQPLVDGPESHFLYGPAGMPGGMEFGDDGRGRVHDEVYGFWVDNGRGVVDLWYWTYYPYNLGKEVGYLGWLGNHVSDWERLRVRTVNGTAESADFNTHSGGAFSAGTYRWSDLERFGERPIAYVASGSHGVWPNPGKHVYAQLLNLWQLVDMTDDYGAIWDTQGHVVPIEWWTGPDLAHRIRHTGNHSWLEFEGMFGNAGSSNCWWHSIVGVCQLVGGPIGPNRWFGDPPDCIIGRAAPDHSKYLFYLSLNVTKQARAMNVSTILVEQICARPEVALNGEADWNTLRADQMKVWTVPGRAIPFRGTAQHHATAEPCGGGRSAAKAYRLALYNKDGERVSTSNLRVLCMYEPGKRGWVLSPAVDVEDVDEWRWMLMEKQPEEPPSHTPPSPTSNGRRVGY from the exons ATG CGTCTAACAACGTTCTTGCTTACTTCTGCGCTGGTCAGTGCGCTCCCATACGATGCAGACCCCCCACCAAGCGAGCAAGTGCCGTTCGAACCGGtcgcttctcctcggccgacgccgccgccaggTTCCCAGACATACACCGACATCGAGGTGGTTGATAAGCCATCGACACCCGAGAAGCGCGCGGCCAtggccaagctcctcgacaagtATGCGCCCGTGTTCAAGCTTGC gtcGACGGAGCGATACTATCCCAGCTCGGTGCCGTTCATGCTCGAGCACTACGAATTCGTCCAGTGGGAGAATGGGACGCAGTTTGAGCCA AACAATAACGTGTTCACAGCGTCTCGCCTCAACAAGCTTCCTCACAAAGGCAGGCACCAGTACCTCTCTGTCACGCAGCCACATAATCCCCAGCCGCTCGTTGATGGGCCTGAGAGCCACTTCCTCTACGGGCCGGCGGGTATGCCTGGCGGAATGGAGtttggcgacgacgggcgagggcgcgtcCATGACGAGGTGTACGGCTTCTGGGTCGACAACGGACGAGGCGTTGTG GACCTTTGGTATTGGACGTACTACCCGTACAACCTCGGTAAGGAAGTCGGGTACTTGGGCTGGCTAGGGAACC acgTGTCAGACTGGGAACGTTTGCGCGTGAGGACGGTGAATGGCACTGCAGAGTCGGCGGACTTTA ataCGCACTCGGGCGGGGCCTTCAGTGCAGGCACGTACCGCTGGTCCGATCTGGAACGGTTCGGCGAACGGCCAATTGCGTATGTCGCATCCGGGAGCCATGGAGTGTGGCCCAATCCCGGGAAACATGTCTACGCGCAG ctcCTCAATCTTtggcagctcgtcgacatgACGGACGACTATGGTGCAATCTGGGACACACAGGGGCACGTTGTGCCGATCGAGTGGTGGACGGGGCCAGACCTCGCACACAGGATCCGGCACACGGGCAACCACAGTTGGCTCGAGTTCGAGGGCATGTTCGGCAACGCTGGCAGTTCCAACTGCTGGTGGCACTCGATCGTTGGTGTCTGTCAGCTGGTGGGAGGGCCCATCGGGCCAAACAGGTGGTTTGGCGACCCGCCCGAT tgcATCATCGGCAGGGCCGCGCCAGACCACTCGAAGTACTTGTTCTACCTATCGCTCAACGTCACGAAGCAAGCACGAGCGATGAACGTGTCGACAAttctcgtcgagcagaTCTGCGCGAGGCCCGAGGTGGCCTTGAACGGCGAGGCAGACTGGAACACGCTCCGCGCGGACCAGATGAAGGTGTGGACGGTACCTGGTCGAGCGATACCGTTCCGAGGCACTGCGCAGCATCACGCGACTGCTGAAccgtgcggcggcgggcgtAGCGCAGCCAAAGCCTACCGCCTAGCGCTGTACAACAAGGACGGGGAACGGGTGTCAACCTCGAACTTGCGCGTGTTGTGCATGTATGAGCCAGGGAAACGGGGTTGGGTGTTGAGCCCCGCGgttgacgtcgaggacgtcgacgagtggCGCTGGATGCTGATGGAGAAGCAGCCCGAGGAACCGCCGAGCCACacgccgccaagcccgacgAGTAACGGCCGCCGAGTAGGATATTAG
- a CDS encoding uncharacterized protein (Pyridoxal-phosphate dependent enzyme) — MTIDTQAIAKVHAALFPGYSPTPARSVPALASELGCAAVYVKDESSRYGLPAFKVLGASWGICSVLGERWGVDPWDIEGLRALAKTKPGFTVFAATDGNHGRAVAHTARLLGLAAHIFVPSTVEQWSIDAIGSEGCPVTPVDADYDGAVDSAREASLKLGDNGLFMQDTSFEGYTDIPLRIVHGYSTIANELSTQLPAPPTAVIVPVGVGSLAHAIVSYYGAGAAHPARVLSAEPEAAPCLHASLAAGKLTSTPGQRFTIMPGLNCPTVSALGWDDLRASIRPEDAMVVNDVEAEAAMKQLNELGCAIGPCGAATLAAAKKATFANNDVVVLICTEGLPQK, encoded by the exons ATGACTATCGACACCCAAGCCATCGCAAAGGTCCACGCGGCCCTCTTTCCAGGATACAGCCCCACGCCTGCCCGCTCCGTCCCCGCTCTCGCCTCCGAACTCGGTTGCGCCGCCGTATacgtcaaggacgagagcTCGCGCTACGGCCTCCCGGCGTTCAAGGTACTCGGTGCGAGCTGGGGTATCTGCTCGGTGTTGGGAGAGCGGTGGGGTGTTGACCCATGGGACATTGAGGGACTGCGTGCGCTCGCCAAGACCAAGCCGGGATTCACCGTCTTCGCTGCGACGGACG GCAACCACGGCCGCGCGGTAGCACACACTGCCCGCCTATTGGGCTTGGCCGCGCACATCTTCGTTCCCTCCACCGTCGAGCAGTGGTCGATCGACGCCATTGGCTCCGAAGGGTGTCCTGTAACTCCCGTTGACGCCGATTATGACGGAGCAGTCGATtccgcgcgcgaggcgtcACTCAAACTCGGCGACAATGGCCTCTTCATGCAGGACACGAGTTTTGAAGGGTACACTGACATTCCACTG CGTATCGTACATGGCTACTCGACAATTGCGAACGAGCTGTCCACCCAActccccgccccgcccacTGCTGTCATCGTCCCCGTTGGCGTCGGctccctcgcccacgccaTCGTCTCGTACTACGGTGCAGGTGCCGCTCATCCCGCCCGTGTGTTGAGCGCTGAACCGGAAGCCGCACCATGCCTACACGCCTCCCTGGCGGCTGGCAAGCTGACAAGCACGCCCGGCCAGCGATTCACCATCATGCCCGGTCTCAATTGCCCCACCGTCAGCGCACTGGGATGGGACGACCTCCGCGCAAGTATCCGCCCCGAAGACGCCATGGTCGTCAACGatgtcgaggccgaggcggcgatgaAGCAGCTCAACGAGCTGGGATGTGCAATTGGGCCGTGTGGCGCTGCGACGCTTGCCGCAGCCAAAAAGGCAACCTTTGCAAACAACGATGTGGTCGTGCTCATCTGTACCGAGGGACTGCCGCAGAAGTAG
- a CDS encoding uncharacterized protein (Alcohol dehydrogenase GroES-like domain) has translation MAAIPKVCRAAPATNGGTMEYTITCREDYPVPEPKEGELLVKLNMCGVCQSDHHMMAGDWGLGPAPGVDCTGHEGAGVVAKLGPGVDPAKWKVGERVGVTPVHWTCGECEFCNNGHETICLKKQYVANAVNGTYTQYPIIHESWAIKLPDNVSDEQAAPFMCSGGTAYTATKAAGAKPGNTVVVFGAGGGVGHMVTQFCKADGFNVIGIDVGDEKRKVAEHAGAAHFLDVTKVAEKDLPAEVRKLTPDGLGAHAVIVAAGNPKAYANAPGLLRPLGVIVAVGIPAAGTAVAGADPALVTFAGIQIRGILVTSRVDMADALRYLADGKVQENVEVVPFAEFPATLAAVAESKTSGRKVVDFNN, from the exons ATGGCCGCTATTCCCAAGGTTTGCCGCGCTGCGCCCGCTACCAACGGTGGCACGATGGAG TACACCATCACCTGCCGTGAGGACTACCCCGTCCCCGAgcccaaggagggcgagctgctcgtcaagctcaacaTGTGTGGCGTCTGCCAGTCTGACCACC acaTGATGGCGGGCGACTGGGGTCTCGGTCCAGCCCCCGGCGTCGACTGCACTGGCCACGAAGGTGCCGGTGttgtcgccaagctcggcccCGGCGTCGACCCCGCCAAGTGGAAGGTCGGTGAACGTGTCGGCGTCACCCCCGTCCACTGGACTTgtggcgagtgcgagtTCTGCAACAACGGCCACGAGACCATCTGCCTGAAGAAGCAGTacgtcgccaacgccgtCAACGGCACCTACACCCAATACCCAATCATCCACGAGTCGTGGGCCATCAAGCTCCCCGACAACGTCAGTGACGAGCAAGCCGCACCCTTCATGTGCTCGGGCGGCACGGCATACACTGCAACCAAGGCTGCCGGTGCCAAGCCCGGCAACACCGTTGTGGTATTTGGAGCTGGAGGTGGTGTGGGTCACATGGTCACCCAGTTCTGCAAGGCCGACGGGTTCAACGTCATTGGTATTGACGTTGGAGACGAGAAGCGAAAGGTCGCTGAACATGCTGGTGCCGCGcacttcctcgacgtcacCAAGGTCGCCGAAAAGGACTTGCCTGCCGAGGTGCGCAAGCTCACCCCGGACGGACTTGGCGCCCACGCCGTCATCGTTGCCGCCGGTAACCCCAAGGCTTATGCCAATGCGCccggcctcctccgcccccTCGGCGTCATTGTTGCAGTCGGCATCCCCGCTGCCGGCACTGCTGTGGCCGGCGCAGACCCCGCACTCGTCACCTTTGCGGGTATCCAGATTCGCGGTATTCTCGTCACTTCGCGTGTGGAcatggccgacgcgctccgcTACCTTGCCGACGGCAAGGTGCAGGAGAACGTTGAAGTTGTTCCTTTTGCAGAGTTCCCCGCTACTCTTGCCGCCGTCGCAGAGTCCAAGACCTCGGGccgcaaggtcgtcgactTTAACAACTAG
- a CDS encoding uncharacterized protein (Uncharacterized protein conserved in bacteria (DUF2263)) — translation MATSNMSSNAKPNTKPTSSKPRNADPKYPFFFFYGHTPSNPTGALSQWHATSFVEDGRTFQTAEHYMMYQKAMLFDPAAAQEILDAPGPREAKALGRAVRNFDRRLWEAMCDAIVERGNYLKFTQNPHAWAVLCPERTGAKVLVEAAPRDAIWGIGMGWQTARGREAEWGQNRWVVKIAKTDGRLGKVLTRVRERIVAEHKAGKHAPAQAQAARSSRSPRSQRKAT, via the exons ATGGCGACATCCAACATGTCCTCGAACGCCAAGCCCAACACCAagccgacctcgtccaAGCCACGCAACGCCGACCCCAAATACCCCTTCTTCTTTTTCTACGGACACACGCCGTCGAATCCCACTGGCGCCCTCAGCCAATGGCACGCCACGTCgttcgtcgaggacggcagGACGTTCCAGACTGCCGAACACTACATGATGTATCAGAAGGCCATGCTGTTCGATCCCGCTGCCGCGCAGGAAATCCTGGATGCCCCGGGTCCCAgggaggccaaggcgctTGGAAGGGCGGTCAGGAATTTCGATCGGAGG CTCTGGGAAGCCATGTGCGACGCTATTGTGGAGAGGGGAAATTACCTCAAGTTTACGCAAAACCCTCATGCGTGGGCGGTTTTGTGTCCCGAGAGAACGGGGGCCAAGGTGCTCGTAGAGGCGGCGCCGCGGGATGCGATTTGGGGCATTGGGATGGGATGGCAGACTGCAAGGGGCCGCGAGGCGGAGTGGGGCCAGAACCGGTGGGTTGTCAAGATTGCCAAGACTGACGGCAGACTTGGCAAGGTGTTGACGCGCGTGCGGGAGCGTATTGTTGCTGAGCACAAGGCGGGGAAACACGCGcctgctcaagctcaagctgcCCGCTCATCTCGCTCACCCCGCTCGCAGCGTAAAGCCACGTGA
- a CDS encoding uncharacterized protein (O-acetylhomoserine ami) → MADWKQDTIAVHGHSSVRAEGIDPVAPAIYYSSTFRASDAPQFAEMATSPRHIGFYTRYGNPTHAQAAEVLAKLEGTEVAMLTASGMGAISTAVLALVKAGDHCIAQTRHYMATAKLFDEMLRKFGVDVTIVEQTDLAAMEAAIRPNTRFIYVETPANPTLVVTDLGGIAALAKQHNILTLADNTFAGPINSRPADLGIDVILHSATKSLGGHSDITAGAICTSKKLAEEMWDTSLTLGATLSPMDAWLLLRGMRTLPLRMEKINANALALAAWLEARPEIEAVYYPMLPSHPQYDIAKKQMKGGGPVVAYAIKGGYEPTSKFVSGLKLASQAVSLGGVETLAVHTAAMWAGSLTEAQMRTAGIAPNFVRMSVGIEDIEDLERDFAQALEGSGAA, encoded by the coding sequence ATGGCCGACTGGAAGCAAGACACGATCGCAGTCCATGGCCACTCCTCTGTGCGGGCCGAGGGCATCGACCCCGTCGCCCCGGCCATCTACTACTCGTCGACGTTTCGTGCGTCCGACGCCCCCCAATTCGCGGAGATGGCAACATCCCCCCGCCACATAGGCTTCTACACGCGCTACGGAAACCCGACCCACGCACAGGCTGCCGAagtcctcgccaagctcgagggtACCGAAGTGGCCATGCTCACAGCGTCGGGGATGGGAGCGATTTCCACCGCCGTCCTAGCCCTAGTCAAGGCTGGCGACCACTGTATCGCCCAGACCAGACATTACATGGCCACGGCCAAGCTGTTTGATGAGATGCTCCGCAAGtttggcgtcgacgttACGATTGTCGAACAGACCGACCTTGCTGCTATGGAGGCGGCAATCCGTCCCAATACGCGGTTCATCTACGTCGAAACTCCCGCCAACCCAACTCTGGTGGTTACGGATCTTGGGGGTatcgccgccctcgcaaAGCAGCACAATATCCTAACTCTGGCCGATAACACTTTTGCTGGTCCCATCAACTCGCGTCCAGCCGACCTTGGCATCGACGTCATCCTTCACTCGGCCACCAAGTCTCTCGGCGGCCACAGCGACATCACTGCCGGCGCAATCTGCACCTCCAAGAAActtgccgaggagatgTGGGACACCAGCCTCACCTTGGGCGCAACTCTGTCGCCGATGGACGCTTGGCTATTACTGAGAGGAATGCGCACCCTCCCTCTGCGGATGGAAAAGATCAATGccaacgccctcgccctcgccgcgtGGCTCGAAGCCCGCCCCGAAATCGAGGCCGTCTACTACCCCATGCTTCCCAGCCACCCACAGTATGACATTGCCAAGAAACAGATGAAGGGCGGTGGTCCGGTCGTCGCGTACGCCATCAAGGGCGGATACGAGCCTACGTCAAAGTTTGTTTCGGGACTCAAGCTCGCTTCACAGGCTGTCTCgcttggcggcgtcgagacGTTGGCAGTGCACACCGCCGCGATGTGGGCCGGAAGCCTGACCGAGGCGCAGATGAGGACGGCAGGTATCGCGCCCAACTTTGTACGCATGAGCGTGGGTATCGAGGACATtgaggacctcgagcgcgacttTGCGCAGGCCCTCGAAGGGAGTGGTGCGGCGTAG
- a CDS encoding uncharacterized protein (Sugar (and other) transporter), giving the protein MSQDWHTIPNVRDSTPWYRDNGRIKLNFFISIIYVGMVLNGYDGMLIAGLQAFDSWHNDIGLTEDRPNYAALLGLLNAAGPLSAFIVGPVITYIDHQWGRRWGLRFYGYTVLLGTILSCVAGIPSLAGNRGYTVFVVGRFVMGFGLGSFLMTSLILVQEITHPRSRDLIAGAWNSFWILGSVIISWVNFGTSHMTSSWGWRIPYLLQIPMALYILIAVQFVPETPRFLISKDRYEEAFNFLVDFHGNGDREDPLVVFEFEEMKEAIEKERLAKAEKWSVILRGRTNRHRLGLAALMTFLVQMSGASIMYYYYTIVFSLVGITDASVQTGIAAGLSMFTWCTQIAGVWSMKHIGRKRIILGVWPVLLLSLIGLCVAGGMFSRSNSADTKSGVATVVLVWIYLGTYNYANPVLWSYPAEVQTFSMRSKGLLVWNCFTQIQAIYCVFVDSIALNSIGYKYYAVYMPLVIIQFFLVKFFMVETRGYTLEEVALAFDNASFASLPIVDHAGDMAKTDDASKN; this is encoded by the exons ATGTCACAAGACTGGCACACTAT CCCTAATGTGCGCGACTCGACGCCGTGGTACCGCGACAATGGTCGGATCAAGCTCAACTT CTTCATCAGCATCATCTACGTCGGCATGGTGCTGAACGGCTACGACGGTATGCTGATTGCCGGCCTCCAAGCATTTGACTCTTGGCACAATGACATTGGCCTCACCGAGGACCGCCCCAATTATGCcgcgctccttggcctgctcAACGCGGCTGGTCCTCTATCGGCGTTCATCGTCGGACCCGTGATCACGTACATTGACCACCAGTGGGGTCGTCGCTGGGGTCTGCGAT TCTACGGCTACAcagtcctcctcggcacgATCCTCTCGTGTGTCGCTGGCATCCCGAGCTTGGCCGGTAACAGGGGCTACAccgtcttcgtcgtcggacgCTTCGTCATGGGCTTTGGCCTGGGCTCGTTCCTCATGACctcgctcatcctcgtTCAGGAGATTACGCACCCACGCTCGCGCGATCTCATTGCGGGCGCATGGAACTCGTTCTGGATTCTCGGCAGCGTGATCATTTCCTGGGTCAACTTTGGTACATCGCATatgacgtcgtcgtgggGCTGGCGTATCCCGTACCTCCTCCAAATCCCGATGGCGCTCTACATCCTCATCGCGGTTCAGTTTGTGCCCGAGACGCCCCGCTTCCTCATCAGCAAGGACCGCTACGAGGAGGCGTTCAActtcctcgtcgacttCCACGGCAACGGTGACCGCGAGGAcccactcgtcgtcttcgagtttgaggagatgaaggaggcGATCGAAAAGGAGCGCCttgccaaggccgagaaaTGGAGCGTCATTCTTCGCGGCCGTACGAACCGCCACCGTCTTGGTCTTGCTGCGCTCATGACGTTCCTTGTCCAGATGAGCGGCGCCTCCATCATGTACTACTACTACACGATCGTCTtcagcctcgtcggcatcaCGGACGCGTCAGTGCAGACGGGTATCGCCGCCGGCCTCTCGATGTTTACGTGGTGCACCCAGATCGCCGGCGTGTGGTCGATGAAGCACATCGGCCGCAAGAGAATCATCCTCGGTGTCTGGCCcgtgctcctcctctcgctcaTTGGCCTGTGCGTCGCCGGTGGCATGTTCTCGcgctcaaactcggcgGACACCAAGAGCGGCGTCGCAACCGTTGTCCTCGTGTGGATCTACCTCGGCACGTACAACTACGCCAACCCGGTCCTCTGGAGCTACCCGGCCGAGGTCCAGACATTCTCGATGCGCTCCAAGGGCCTCCTCGTGTGGAACTGCTTCACCCAGATCCAGGCCATCTACTGCGTGTTTGTCGACTCGATCGCCCTCAACTCGATCGGCTACAAGTACTACGCGGTCTACATGCcgctcgtcatcatccAGTTCTTCCTCGTCAAGTTCTTCATGGTTGAGACGCGCGGCtacacgctcgaggaggttgcgctTGCCTTTGATAACGCGAGCTTTGCCAGCCTCCCCATCGTGGACCACGCCGGCGACATGGCCAAGACCGACGACGCCTCCAAGAACTGA
- a CDS encoding uncharacterized protein (Class II aldolase adducin), giving the protein MATSSSTSAPTSTTQPTLRLRGQATLEPSPATPGFPITTDLAASPFVDVQVGPTRVMLPSFATLEEERKYRKEHLALVFRILHRFKLAEGIAGHCSVRDPVEPDTFWVNPQGKSFARMRASDLVRCRINDGAMVEGRAPTDASASSIHSQIYRIRGREGPAGIESIVHVHGPHTKAFSSLGRTLDMVSQDACAYHDEMVLVPFGGVVIDNSEGERIANLAGAKRIAILQNHGIIAMGKLSIDEAAWWQINFEMCCQAQLLADAARRPDDPVVEAGPDEIASTKAEMGTPEMGWFSLAAYIEEEEWHSQGDHKL; this is encoded by the exons atggccacctcatcctccacATCCGCGCCCACCTCCACGACTCAGCCcaccctccgcctccgcggCCAGGCTACGCTCGAGCCGTCCCCCGCAACCCCCGGATTCCCCATCACGACCGACCTTGCCGCCTCACCTTTTGTGGATGTTCAAGTCGGTCCAACGCGGGTCATGCTTCCCTCCTTTGCGAcgttggaggaggaacgcaAGTACCGCAAAGaacacctcgccctcgtcttCCGGATCCTCCACCGCTTCAAGCTGGCCGAGGGCATCGCGGGCCACTGCAGCGTGCGTGACCCCGTCGAACCCGACACGTTCTGGGTCAACCCGCAGGGTAAAAGTTTTGCGCGTATGCGCGCCAGCGACCTGGTGCGGTGCCGGATCAACGACGGTGCGATGGTTGAGGGCCGGGCGCCCACCGACGCTTCGGCCAGTTCGATCCACTCTCAGATTTATCGGATTCGGGGGCGGGAGGGACCCGCTGGCATCGAGTCGATCGTACACGTCCATGGGCCGCACACCAAAGCTTTCTCGTCGTTGGGTCGCACGCTCGACATGGTCTCTCAGGACGCGTGCGCTTATCATGATGAGATGGTGCTTGTGCCCTTTGGCGGCGTTGTGATTGACAATTCGGAGGGCGAGCGTATCGCCAATCTCGCTGGGGCTAAGCGGATCGCGATTCTCCAGAACCACGGCATTATCGCTATGGGCAAGCTCAGCATCGATGAGGCGGCGTGGTG GCAGATCAACTTTGAAATGTGCTGCCAggcgcagctgctcgccgacgccgcccgGCGCCCAGACGAccccgtcgtcgaggctggGCCGGACGAGATCGCCTCAaccaaggccgagatggGCACGCCCGAGATGGGATGGTTCAGCCTCGCGGCGTacatcgaggaggaagagtggCATTCGCAGGGCGACCACAAGCTGTAG
- a CDS encoding uncharacterized protein (AMP-binding enzyme): MTQLATPYPARSMAECDAILTAPGAVGELDEVMINGVKQRVWKHQPTNCRAALEAGFRKYSERVMYVSPLPESRDYEEVTYAEQRRRVVHMAAWLRKQGIRQGDKVAVGGDNSSRFLVVPWAAHYLGAVPVFINSTLHNDATVHCLGLTRPDVVVGDADFIASIVPILGRLKEKGVGPVYSYDPVDHLPQEVQAKITYLPEYQPSTSELHQIESGEGLGLEAMHAESEGHIFFTSGTSGMPKAVLSSQRGALHNHVSGTFAGLRAALRAGASYEQATAPAATQATMLIPAPLFHVTGCISWTTRQMTNGARIVWMKRWSVPEALRLIEKYDVSVLGGVPATTKAIFQSPNLPKQRMFTAISTGGAPVQAGLVSDLTKRFPGISCSNGWGLTETNGLHNALTGRDYLENPESCGPVIPICEVKIIDPDTGAECATDEMGIIWGRGSNVMTCYYNDPEATRKAMTPDGWFNTGDMGSVDAAGYLYVRDRAKDIIIRGGENIASAEVENALARLPETSEVAAVAVPDPVLGELVGCAVSLAPGKFLTPQMVLDRVAPMLRYAAQPVFCHIYEGDLPRNANGKIKKDVVKKTCAELWVKKTGGKRWVRNKAKL; the protein is encoded by the exons ATGACACAGCTCGCGACACCATACCCCGCTCGGTCGATGGCTGAGT GCGACGCGATCCTCACTGCCCCCGGGGCGGTAGGtgagctggacgaggtgATGATCAACGGGGTCAAGCAGCGAGTTTGGAAGCAT CAACCGACCAACTGCCgtgcggcgctcgaggctggGTTCCGCAAATATTCGGAGCGGGTCATGTACGTCTCGCCGCTGCCCGAGTCGCGCGACTATGAGGAGGTCACGTATGCCGAGCAgcgtcggcgcgtcgtTCACATGGCGGCGTGGTTGCGTAAACAGGGGATTCGCCAGGGCGACAAGGTCGCGGTTGGAGGGGACAATAGCTCGCGATTCCTCGTGGTCCCTTGGGCCGCGCATTACCTCGGCGCAGTGCCCGTGTTCATCAACTCTACTCT GCACAATGACGCGACGGTACACTGTCTCGGTCTGACGCGGCCTGATGTCGTTGTTGGCGATGCGGATTTCATCGCCTCCATTGTGCCAATTCTTGGACggctcaaggagaagggcgtTGGGCCTGTTTACTCCTACGACCCAGTTGATCATCTTCCTCAAGAAGTACAGGCCAAGATCACCTACCTCCCAGAGTATCAGCCTAGCACGTCTGAGCTGCACCAGAtcgagagcggcgagggtCTGGGCTTGGAGGCCATGCACGCCGAGTCGGAGGGACATATCTTCTTCACGTCGGGTACTTCGGGTATGCCCAAGGCTGTTCTTTCTAGCCAGCGCGGCGCATTGCACAACCACGTCTCGGGCACGTTTGCCGGTCTCCGTGCTGCGCTTCGCGCTGGAGCGAGCTATGAGCAAGCCACGGCACCGGCGGCGACACAGGCGACCATGCTTATCCCCGCCCCACTGTTCCACGTAACGGGCTGCATCTCATGGACGACGCGGCAGATGACCAACGGCGCCCGCATTGTGTGGATGAAGCGCTGGAGCGTCCCCGAAGCTCTTCGCCTCATTGAAAAGTACGATGTTTCAGTGCTTGGAGGCGTGCCGGCCACCACCAAGGCGATTTTCCAGTcgcccaacctccccaAACAAAGGATGTTCACGGCCATTTCGACTGGCGGTGCGCCGGTGCAAGCCGGCCTTGTGTCCGACTTGACCAAGCGTTTCCCGGGTATTTCATGCTCCAACGGCTGGGGTCTCACCGAAACCAACGGGCTGCACAACGCCCTCACGGGCCGCGATTACCTCGAGAATCCCGAGAGCTGTGGACCAGTCATCCCGATCTGTGAGGTCAAGATTATCGATCCGGACACTGGCGCCGAGTGCGCGACTGACGAGATGGGCATCATCTGGGGCCGCGGGTCCAACGTCATGACGTGCTACTACAACGACCCAGAGGCGACGCGTAAGGCCATGACGCCGGATGGGTGGTTCAACACTGGCGATATGGGGAGCGTCGATGCCGCCGGGTACCTGTACGTCCGCGACCGGGCCAAGGACATCATCATCCGTGGTGGGGAGAACATTGCCTCTGCCGAAGTCGAgaacgcgctcgcccgcctccccgAGACGTCCGAggttgctgctgttgcCGTTCCTGATCccgtgctcggcgagctcgttggGTGTGCCGTGTCTCTCGCACCAGGCAAGTTCCTCACTCCCCAGATGGTGCTTGATCGCGTTGCGCCCATGCTTCGGTATGCTGCCCAGCCGGTCTTCTGCCACATCTATGAGGGAGATCTGCCGCGGAATGCCAATGGCAAGATTAAGAAGGACGTCGTTAAGAAGACTTGTGCCGAGTTGTGGGTTAAGAAGACGGGCGGTAAGCGGTGGGTCCGcaacaaggccaagctgtAG
- the MIA40 gene encoding uncharacterized protein (CHCH domain), protein MFARAVRPAAHAARAARRIPVAPARRLLSNTSRPGPEVEAEHSKNLALVTGAVVALVTAGSIVSDLRKNYVHPSEPTEEEVAEEEGEAEAAAEDEGAVMVEAAIDSVKEKAKHALSAADAALADLIAEAETALGLHPASATDALAAEAASQGAFNEETGEINWDCPCLGGMATGPCGEEFKAAFSCFVYSEAEPKGIECVEKFKAMQDCFREHPDVYGEEEVEDEAAEEPPSESK, encoded by the exons ATGTTCGCCCGTGCCGTCCGTCCtgccgcccacgccgcccgtGCCGCCCGCCGTATTCCGGTCGCCCcggcccgccgcctcctctccaacaCCTCCCGTCCGGGtcccgaggtcgaggccgagcacAGCAAGAACCTCGCTCTTGTGACTggtgccgtcgtcgccctcgttACGGCGGGTAGCATCGTCAGCGACCTGCGCAAGAACTACGTCCACCCTTCCGAGCCtacggaggaggaggtggccgaggaggagggtgaggctgaggcggccgctgaggacgagggcgccgTCATGGTCGAAGCGGCGATTGACAGCGTTaaggagaaggccaagcATG ccctCTCTGCGGCCGAcgcggccctcgccgacctcatcgccgaggctgaAACCGCTCTCGGCTTGCACCCCGCGTCCGCGACCGACGCCCTCgcagccgaggccgccaGCCAGGGCGCCTTCAACGAGGAGACTGGCGAAATCAACTGGGACTGCCCC TgcctcggcggcatggCGACCGGGCCCTGCGGCGAAGAGTTCAAGGCGGCCTTCTCGTGCTTCGTCTACTCGGAGGCCGAGCCAAAGGGCATCGAGTGCGTCGAAAAGTTCAAGGCAATGCAGGACTGCTTCCGCGAGCATCCCGACGTGTatggcgagg aggaggtcgaggacgaggctgccgaggagccCCCATCAGAGAGCAAGTAG